A stretch of Nonomuraea africana DNA encodes these proteins:
- a CDS encoding BlaI/MecI/CopY family transcriptional regulator gives MVRALGDLESTIMDRMWSYRRPASVRDVLEDLRREREIAYTTVMTVMDKLHKKGLLRRHPVGKAYVYETVSSKEAYTAGLMRETLASGGNQAATLVHFLERLTPEEAAALESALRVYPPKGRQA, from the coding sequence ATGGTGCGCGCACTGGGTGATCTCGAATCCACGATCATGGACAGGATGTGGTCGTACCGCCGCCCCGCCTCCGTGCGTGACGTGCTCGAAGACCTGAGGCGCGAGCGCGAGATCGCCTACACCACGGTCATGACCGTGATGGACAAGCTCCACAAGAAGGGCCTGCTGCGCCGCCACCCCGTCGGCAAGGCGTACGTCTACGAGACCGTCAGCAGCAAGGAGGCCTACACCGCGGGCCTCATGCGCGAGACCCTCGCCAGCGGCGGCAACCAGGCGGCCACGCTCGTCCACTTCCTCGAGCGGCTGACCCCCGAGGAGGCCGCCGCCCTCGAGTCGGCGCTGCGCGTCTACCCGCCGAAGGGCCGTCAGGCATGA
- a CDS encoding FadR/GntR family transcriptional regulator produces MRLSRAVEVQQAVKELIVSRRLAAGDPLPTETELMEELGASRNSVREALKALQAVGIVDIRHGFGMFVGRMSLNGLVDELAFHSRIRMHDDGPRQLGHLVEIREVLEAGLVERLIDLGDAADLSPVAEVMARMSAEAEVGVISPETDRLFHDVLYRPLGNPLVGQLLGAFWEVYHQLRDHLGTPDESPADLARRHRDIYTAVAARDRAAAVAAVHAHFEGVRNRLARLT; encoded by the coding sequence GTGAGACTGAGCCGCGCGGTCGAGGTCCAGCAGGCCGTCAAGGAGCTCATCGTGAGCCGCAGGCTCGCGGCGGGCGATCCGCTGCCCACCGAGACGGAGCTCATGGAGGAGCTGGGCGCCAGCCGCAACTCCGTGCGAGAGGCGCTCAAGGCGCTGCAGGCGGTCGGCATCGTCGACATCCGCCACGGCTTCGGCATGTTCGTCGGCCGCATGTCGCTCAACGGGCTGGTCGACGAGCTCGCCTTCCACAGCCGCATCAGGATGCACGACGACGGTCCGCGCCAGCTCGGTCACCTCGTCGAGATCCGCGAGGTGCTCGAGGCCGGGCTGGTCGAGCGCCTCATCGACCTGGGTGACGCGGCCGACCTCTCGCCGGTGGCCGAGGTGATGGCGCGGATGAGCGCCGAGGCGGAGGTGGGCGTCATCTCCCCTGAGACCGACCGGCTCTTCCACGACGTGCTCTACCGGCCGCTCGGCAACCCGCTGGTCGGCCAGCTCCTCGGCGCGTTCTGGGAGGTCTACCACCAGCTCCGCGACCATCTGGGCACGCCGGACGAGTCGCCCGCCGATCTGGCCAGGCGCCACCGCGACATCTACACCGCGGTCGCGGCGCGCGACAGGGCCGCGGCGGTCGCGGCCGTCCACGCCCACTTCGAGGGGGTCCGCAACCGCCTGGCCCGGCTCACCTAA
- a CDS encoding ABC transporter substrate-binding protein, whose amino-acid sequence MSRLSRRDFLRYSGATGAAAFIATTVAACSGGPASTGSVGAGSDTDLITAVIGYGNDGSWDPTQTASAFAMAANNHIYEGLLETDPITREPYAALATALPSDVNATNWTFTLRQGATWHDGQPVTADDVVFTFQRILDPEANVLTGSFFRPFLQEVKKVDDRTVELVFKFPFPDAAPRLSIAKIMPKHVFSQPGAWDAAKGGKAVGSGPYKQTAHNPKSNTTFEAYAGYNGPRPATAKKMNWLTIVDASARVAKISGASAEAQIADNVPYANIEQLRQQGLTVEGGKGMNHMFLMFNTATEPFDDVRVRQALHYAIDKPKMIEVALKGHGSASSSFLNEQHPDHRRAATVYDHDPEKARALLAEAGVKDLSINLMSVNVSWIVDCLPTIAASWEAIGVKTTLEPQETTAVFTKMDQSQDYQVVAAASNPNQFGMDADLILHYNYVPGGVWMKYTKWAESDDAKKLFALMDKATRELDQAKRRELIHSYLDVIAEQAVLYPVVHTELMTAWDPKKLSGIRAQAYPGINLLQARRA is encoded by the coding sequence ATGTCCAGGTTGAGCCGTCGCGACTTTCTTCGCTACAGCGGGGCGACCGGCGCCGCGGCGTTCATCGCGACCACGGTCGCGGCCTGCTCCGGCGGCCCCGCCTCGACGGGATCGGTGGGCGCGGGCTCCGACACCGACCTGATCACCGCTGTCATCGGCTACGGCAACGACGGCAGCTGGGACCCCACGCAGACGGCCTCCGCCTTCGCCATGGCCGCCAACAACCACATCTACGAGGGCCTGCTGGAGACCGATCCGATCACGCGCGAGCCGTACGCCGCGCTGGCGACCGCGCTGCCGTCCGACGTGAACGCCACGAACTGGACCTTCACCCTCAGACAGGGCGCCACCTGGCACGACGGGCAGCCGGTCACGGCCGACGACGTGGTCTTCACCTTCCAGCGCATCCTCGACCCCGAGGCCAACGTGCTGACGGGATCGTTCTTCCGGCCGTTCCTGCAGGAGGTCAAGAAGGTCGACGACCGCACGGTCGAGCTGGTCTTCAAGTTCCCCTTCCCCGACGCCGCGCCCAGGCTGTCGATCGCCAAGATCATGCCCAAGCACGTCTTCTCCCAGCCGGGCGCCTGGGACGCGGCCAAGGGCGGCAAGGCGGTCGGCTCCGGTCCCTACAAGCAGACCGCGCACAACCCGAAGTCGAACACCACCTTCGAGGCCTACGCCGGATACAACGGGCCGCGCCCCGCCACGGCCAAGAAGATGAACTGGCTGACCATCGTCGATGCCTCGGCCAGGGTCGCCAAGATCTCCGGCGCCTCGGCGGAGGCGCAGATCGCCGACAACGTGCCCTACGCCAACATCGAGCAGCTCAGGCAGCAGGGCCTGACCGTCGAGGGCGGCAAGGGCATGAACCACATGTTCCTGATGTTCAACACCGCCACCGAACCCTTCGACGACGTCCGCGTACGGCAGGCGCTCCACTACGCCATCGACAAGCCGAAGATGATCGAGGTGGCGCTCAAGGGCCACGGCAGCGCGTCCAGCTCCTTCCTCAACGAGCAGCACCCCGACCACCGGCGGGCCGCCACGGTCTACGACCACGACCCCGAGAAGGCCAGGGCGCTGCTGGCCGAGGCGGGTGTGAAGGACCTGTCGATCAACCTGATGTCGGTCAACGTGAGCTGGATCGTCGACTGCCTGCCGACCATCGCCGCCTCGTGGGAGGCGATCGGCGTCAAGACCACCCTGGAGCCGCAGGAGACCACGGCCGTCTTCACCAAGATGGACCAGTCGCAGGACTACCAGGTGGTGGCCGCCGCCTCGAACCCCAACCAGTTCGGCATGGACGCCGACCTGATCCTGCACTACAACTACGTGCCCGGCGGCGTCTGGATGAAGTACACCAAGTGGGCCGAGAGCGACGACGCCAAGAAGCTGTTCGCGCTCATGGACAAGGCGACGCGGGAGCTCGACCAGGCCAAGCGGCGAGAGCTGATCCACTCCTACCTCGACGTCATCGCCGAGCAGGCCGTGCTCTACCCGGTCGTGCACACCGAGCTCATGACCGCGTGGGACCCGAAGAAGCTGTCGGGCATCAGGGCGCAGGCATACCCCGGCATCAACCTCCTGCAGGCCAGGCGGGCATGA
- a CDS encoding ABC transporter permease, with product MIVVLRMLLRRVLILIPLLLGVIAFVFVVMRFSNNKPEYAYFQGANPTAEQIRQFQLENGLLDPLPLRYVRFVGDLLQGDLGTSVLTKKPVLESVVTALPLTLQLTFLGLGVAIVLALVFGVTGALFRDRWPDQVIRMVSLVGVAAPAFWLALLMIQWLSVGEGLFPTGGYINPADSLSGWLRSMTLPALSLSLPVAAQLTRIIRTSMVEELDRDYVRTAIGSGLPPVVVVGRNVLRNALINPLTVLGLRIGYLIGGAVVIEQIYGLPGMGQLMINAVRDGDPAVVQGVVLTIAVGFMIVNLAVDVLYLLINPRLRSAG from the coding sequence ATGATCGTCGTCCTGCGGATGCTGCTGCGGCGCGTCCTCATCCTGATCCCGCTGCTGCTCGGCGTGATCGCGTTCGTCTTCGTCGTGATGCGCTTCTCCAACAACAAGCCGGAGTACGCCTACTTCCAGGGCGCCAACCCGACCGCTGAGCAGATCCGCCAGTTCCAGCTGGAGAACGGCCTGCTCGACCCGCTGCCGCTGCGCTACGTGCGCTTCGTCGGCGACCTGCTCCAGGGCGACCTCGGCACCAGCGTGCTGACCAAGAAGCCGGTGTTGGAGTCCGTCGTTACCGCGCTGCCGCTCACCCTGCAGCTCACCTTCCTCGGCCTCGGCGTCGCGATCGTGCTCGCGCTGGTCTTCGGCGTCACCGGCGCGCTGTTCCGCGACCGCTGGCCCGACCAGGTGATCCGCATGGTGTCGCTGGTCGGCGTGGCCGCTCCCGCCTTCTGGCTGGCGCTGCTGATGATCCAGTGGCTGTCGGTGGGGGAGGGGCTCTTCCCGACCGGCGGTTACATCAACCCCGCTGACTCGCTCTCGGGATGGCTGCGCTCGATGACGCTGCCCGCCCTGTCGCTGTCGCTGCCGGTGGCCGCCCAGCTCACCAGGATCATCCGCACCTCGATGGTGGAGGAGCTCGACCGCGACTACGTGCGCACCGCGATCGGCAGCGGCCTGCCGCCGGTCGTGGTCGTCGGCCGCAACGTGCTGCGCAACGCGCTGATCAACCCGCTGACCGTGCTCGGCCTGCGCATCGGCTACCTGATCGGCGGCGCGGTGGTCATCGAGCAGATCTACGGCCTGCCGGGCATGGGCCAGCTCATGATCAACGCGGTGCGTGACGGCGACCCCGCGGTCGTCCAGGGCGTCGTGCTGACCATCGCGGTCGGCTTCATGATCGTCAACCTCGCCGTGGACGTCCTCTACCTGCTGATCAACCCCAGGCTCAGGAGCGCGGGCTGA
- a CDS encoding dipeptide/oligopeptide/nickel ABC transporter permease/ATP-binding protein, producing the protein MRNGLTERLSRPGVAFRRLSPLSWVALGVLGLVVVGALLAPWLAPHSPYFQQAAGGGPSAAHWMGLDSANRDILSRLLYGARWSLLIGLGATGLALVAGAIIGAVAATSRKAVDETVMRILDVIMAFPGIALAAVLVAVFGGSIPVLVMAIAFLYMPSVARVVRANVLAQYGEDYVAAERIIGARTPYILVRHVAVNCAAPVLVFCTVMVADAIVFEASLSFIGAGVRPPNPSWGSVIADGKNLVLLGGWWATVFPGLLILITVLALNILSEGVSDAWAAPAARARPARKRAFEQPVPGEVTPLPGLAEAARRLAERARPLPTGEPILQVTGLRITFDEVDIVDGISLEVRPGEVLGLVGESGCGKSLTALTVMGLQPRGAKIGGSLLFEGRDLLTLSRRARRRLMGHEMAMIYQDALSSLNPAMTIKSQLKQVVRRGGTRSPAELLELVGLDPPRTLSSYPHELSGGQRQRVLIAMALSRDPKLIIADEPTTALDVTVQAQVIELLLRLRAELGFALVLVSHDLALVADVTDRVAVMYGGQIVETGPTAALVGNPRHHYARGLLGSVLSLEAGAERLTQIRGVVPSPADFPAGCRFADRCPMATEVCHTDAPALLDGVACHHPAKVEVPA; encoded by the coding sequence ATGAGAAACGGACTCACCGAACGGCTGTCCCGCCCGGGCGTCGCCTTCCGCAGGCTCTCACCGCTGTCGTGGGTCGCGCTCGGCGTCCTCGGCCTGGTGGTCGTGGGCGCGCTGCTCGCGCCCTGGCTGGCGCCGCACTCGCCGTACTTCCAGCAGGCCGCCGGTGGCGGCCCCTCGGCGGCGCACTGGATGGGGCTCGACAGCGCCAACCGCGACATCCTGTCCAGGCTGCTGTACGGCGCGCGCTGGTCGCTCCTCATCGGCCTCGGCGCGACCGGCCTGGCGCTGGTGGCGGGCGCGATCATCGGAGCGGTGGCGGCGACCTCCCGCAAGGCCGTCGACGAGACCGTGATGCGGATCCTCGACGTGATCATGGCCTTCCCCGGGATCGCGCTGGCCGCGGTGCTGGTCGCGGTGTTCGGCGGCAGCATCCCCGTGCTGGTCATGGCGATCGCCTTTCTCTACATGCCGTCGGTGGCCAGGGTGGTGCGGGCCAACGTGCTCGCCCAGTACGGCGAGGACTACGTCGCGGCCGAGCGGATCATCGGGGCGCGCACGCCGTACATCCTGGTCAGGCACGTCGCGGTCAACTGCGCGGCGCCGGTGCTGGTGTTCTGCACGGTCATGGTCGCCGACGCGATCGTGTTCGAGGCGTCGCTGTCGTTCATCGGCGCGGGCGTGCGCCCGCCGAACCCCTCGTGGGGCAGCGTCATCGCCGACGGCAAGAACCTCGTGCTGCTCGGCGGCTGGTGGGCGACGGTCTTCCCGGGCCTGCTGATCCTCATCACCGTGCTCGCGCTCAACATCCTGTCCGAGGGCGTCTCCGACGCCTGGGCCGCTCCCGCCGCTCGCGCGAGGCCGGCGAGGAAGAGGGCGTTCGAGCAGCCCGTCCCCGGCGAGGTCACCCCGCTGCCCGGCCTGGCCGAGGCGGCAAGGCGCCTGGCCGAACGCGCGCGACCGCTGCCGACGGGCGAGCCGATCCTCCAGGTCACCGGATTGAGGATCACCTTCGACGAGGTGGACATCGTCGACGGCATCTCGCTGGAGGTACGGCCGGGCGAGGTGCTCGGCCTGGTCGGCGAGTCGGGCTGCGGCAAGTCCCTGACCGCGCTGACCGTCATGGGCCTGCAACCGCGCGGCGCGAAGATCGGCGGCTCCCTGCTCTTCGAGGGACGCGACCTGCTGACGCTCTCCAGGCGGGCCAGGCGGCGGCTCATGGGCCATGAGATGGCGATGATCTACCAGGACGCGCTCTCCTCGCTCAACCCGGCGATGACCATCAAGTCGCAGCTCAAGCAGGTCGTCCGGCGCGGCGGCACCCGCAGCCCCGCCGAGCTGCTCGAGCTGGTCGGCCTCGACCCGCCGCGCACGCTGTCGTCCTACCCGCACGAGCTGTCGGGCGGCCAGCGCCAGCGGGTGCTCATCGCGATGGCGCTCTCCCGCGACCCCAAGCTGATCATCGCGGACGAGCCCACCACCGCCCTCGACGTCACCGTCCAGGCCCAGGTGATCGAGCTGCTGCTGCGCCTGCGCGCCGAGCTCGGCTTCGCGCTCGTGCTGGTCTCCCACGACCTCGCGCTGGTCGCCGACGTCACCGACAGGGTCGCCGTGATGTACGGCGGGCAGATCGTCGAGACCGGCCCCACGGCCGCGCTCGTCGGCAACCCGCGCCACCACTACGCGCGCGGTCTGCTCGGCTCGGTCCTGTCGCTGGAGGCGGGCGCCGAACGGCTCACCCAGATCCGCGGCGTCGTCCCCTCACCCGCCGACTTCCCCGCCGGATGCCGGTTCGCCGACCGCTGCCCGATGGCCACCGAGGTGTGCCACACCGACGCTCCCGCGCTCCTCGACGGGGTGGCCTGCCACCACCCCGCGAAGGTGGAGGTGCCCGCATGA
- a CDS encoding oligopeptide/dipeptide ABC transporter ATP-binding protein encodes MISLTDVHVVHRARTGGLFSRDRVHALTAADLTVSAGETVGVVGESGCGKSTLAKVLVGLQRPTSGTLSFHGQDVWSMPESRRRPLLGASVGMVFQDPSTALNRRLPIRQILRDPLTVHGRPNRDARVAELLDLVGLPASSADLLPGQLSGGQRQRVAIARALALEPALLIADEPTSALDVSVRAQILNLLLDLKERLGLAMVFVSHDIQTVRRMSDRVVTMYLGRIVEETPALAVPHRARHPYTRALFSATPGLLSPINPIPLGGAVPSATRPPSGCPFRTRCWKADAQCASSMPEPTGAEGHLFRCHHPVPAGATDVELINQAMENS; translated from the coding sequence ATGATCTCCCTGACCGACGTGCACGTGGTGCACAGGGCCCGCACGGGCGGGCTGTTCTCCCGCGACCGCGTCCACGCGCTCACCGCCGCCGACCTGACCGTGTCGGCGGGAGAGACGGTCGGCGTGGTGGGGGAGTCGGGGTGCGGCAAGTCCACGCTGGCCAAGGTGCTGGTCGGCCTGCAGCGGCCGACCTCGGGCACGCTCTCCTTCCACGGGCAGGACGTGTGGTCCATGCCGGAGTCGCGCCGCCGTCCCCTGCTCGGCGCCAGCGTCGGCATGGTCTTCCAGGATCCGTCGACGGCGCTGAACAGGCGGCTGCCGATCAGGCAGATCCTGCGCGACCCGCTCACCGTGCACGGACGGCCGAACAGGGACGCCCGCGTGGCCGAGCTGCTCGACCTGGTCGGCCTGCCCGCCTCCAGCGCCGACCTGCTGCCCGGGCAGCTGTCGGGAGGGCAGCGCCAGCGCGTGGCCATCGCCAGGGCGCTCGCCCTCGAGCCGGCCCTCCTGATCGCCGACGAGCCGACCAGCGCGCTCGACGTCTCGGTCCGCGCCCAGATCCTCAACCTGCTGCTGGACCTGAAGGAAAGGCTCGGCCTGGCGATGGTCTTCGTCTCGCACGACATCCAGACCGTCAGGCGGATGAGCGACAGGGTCGTCACCATGTACCTCGGGCGGATCGTCGAGGAGACGCCCGCACTGGCCGTCCCTCATCGGGCCCGGCATCCCTACACGCGCGCGCTGTTCTCGGCGACGCCGGGGCTGCTGTCGCCGATCAACCCGATCCCGCTCGGCGGGGCGGTGCCCTCGGCCACCCGCCCGCCCAGCGGCTGCCCCTTCCGCACCCGCTGCTGGAAGGCCGACGCCCAGTGCGCGTCGTCGATGCCCGAGCCGACCGGCGCCGAGGGGCACCTGTTCCGCTGTCACCACCCCGTGCCCGCGGGGGCCACGGATGTCGAACTGATCAACCAGGCTATGGAGAATTCGTGA